Proteins encoded in a region of the Candidatus Nitrosomarinus catalina genome:
- a CDS encoding DUF4352 domain-containing protein produces the protein MARMGLVIVIGAIIGSMVLANYMYMQYQTNFIEVSEGETVIVGPVEYIVTFEGTHDGDKETEPENTFVKIGIIAKNISDENTVVSGGQFFLIDEKDQKHKAVFGEFSSKDLWLVGLEPNKPIEVTTQFDIPFDEDENYKIVIRPQKDQATVDTASICLTNC, from the coding sequence ATGGCACGAATGGGCTTAGTAATTGTAATTGGAGCAATAATTGGTTCAATGGTACTAGCAAATTACATGTACATGCAATATCAAACCAATTTCATCGAAGTTAGTGAAGGAGAAACAGTCATCGTAGGGCCAGTGGAATACATAGTAACTTTTGAGGGCACACATGATGGGGATAAAGAGACAGAGCCAGAAAATACATTTGTAAAAATTGGCATTATTGCAAAAAATATCAGTGATGAAAATACAGTTGTGTCTGGAGGACAATTTTTCCTGATTGATGAAAAGGATCAAAAACATAAGGCAGTTTTTGGTGAATTTTCATCAAAAGACCTATGGTTGGTAGGATTAGAACCAAACAAACCAATTGAAGTTACAACACAATTTGACATTCCATTTGATGAAGATGAAAATTATAAAATTGTCATAAGACCGCAAAAGGATCAAGCAACAGTAGATACGGCATCAATTTGTCTAACAAATTGTTGA
- a CDS encoding DUF2299 family protein, with amino-acid sequence MSASRMRDNVERWLIHESLSFDQVKNEENTFQILVKHAGQYGIPVEIFEPKAQLGILVIGAKIEMKNNQIIRYRGFNEEERTKFANKVSDFCNSIEAISKIINEDGKQKIAVYVVLDDKDNINQQAMFEAIDSVSDKHEKTARFLLKTF; translated from the coding sequence ATGAGTGCATCAAGAATGAGAGATAATGTAGAAAGATGGTTAATTCATGAAAGTTTGTCATTTGATCAAGTCAAGAATGAAGAAAACACATTCCAAATTTTAGTAAAACATGCAGGCCAATACGGAATACCAGTAGAAATTTTTGAACCAAAAGCACAATTAGGAATTCTAGTAATAGGGGCAAAAATAGAAATGAAGAATAATCAAATTATCAGATACAGAGGATTTAATGAAGAAGAAAGAACAAAATTTGCCAACAAAGTTTCAGATTTTTGCAATTCAATTGAAGCAATAAGTAAAATAATCAACGAAGATGGAAAACAAAAAATTGCAGTCTATGTCGTATTAGATGACAAAGATAACATCAACCAACAAGCAATGTTTGAAGCAATAGACAGTGTTTCAGATAAACATGAAAAAACAGCCAGATTTCTATTAAAAACATTTTAA
- a CDS encoding 50S ribosomal protein L6, which translates to MSTSQLEKFQDEVEIPEGVTITQKKHMLTFVGPLGKTHQSFRKIPVNLEITDSKVLLTTIDQRKKDYAILHAARSLIRNICEGLITGYTIKMKVVFAHFPITVKVEGKDVIIENFQGERAPRKTVIVGNTKVIPKGEDVILTGEVWTDITQTAANIELKTKVKNKDHRVFLDGIYAFEKKKGIDK; encoded by the coding sequence ATGTCTACTAGTCAATTAGAAAAATTTCAAGACGAAGTGGAGATTCCAGAAGGAGTTACAATTACACAAAAAAAACACATGTTAACATTTGTAGGTCCATTAGGAAAAACACATCAAAGTTTCCGCAAGATTCCAGTAAATTTAGAAATTACAGATAGCAAAGTTCTACTAACAACAATTGATCAAAGAAAAAAAGACTATGCAATTTTACATGCAGCAAGATCATTGATTAGAAATATTTGTGAAGGACTGATTACAGGATATACGATTAAAATGAAAGTTGTTTTTGCACACTTTCCAATAACAGTGAAAGTAGAAGGAAAGGATGTAATCATTGAAAACTTTCAAGGAGAAAGAGCACCAAGAAAAACAGTCATAGTTGGAAATACCAAAGTTATTCCAAAAGGAGAGGATGTTATTCTCACTGGAGAAGTTTGGACAGATATCACTCAAACTGCAGCAAATATTGAATTAAAAACCAAAGTAAAGAACAAAGATCATAGAGTATTCTTAGATGGTATCTATGCTTTTGAAAAGAAAAAAGGTATCGACAAATAA
- a CDS encoding 30S ribosomal protein S8, which translates to MPATNILANLFVTLYNNETRRKSDCIILPTSKLGVEVLKTLQKDGYIGEFEHIDDKRGGKFKINLLAKITKCGAISPRFKVKNDEYNNWEQQYLPSYDRGMLLVTTNQGVMSHHDAIEKGIGGFLIGYVY; encoded by the coding sequence ATGCCAGCAACCAATATTTTAGCAAATTTGTTCGTTACACTTTACAATAACGAGACAAGAAGGAAATCAGATTGCATTATCTTACCAACTTCGAAATTAGGTGTTGAAGTCCTAAAAACACTTCAAAAAGATGGATATATTGGAGAATTCGAACATATTGACGATAAAAGAGGCGGCAAATTCAAGATAAACTTGTTAGCAAAAATTACCAAATGTGGGGCTATCTCACCAAGATTCAAAGTAAAAAATGATGAATATAATAACTGGGAACAGCAGTACTTGCCTTCATATGATAGAGGAATGTTACTAGTTACAACAAATCAAGGTGTCATGTCACATCACGATGCCATAGAAAAAGGAATTGGAGGATTTTTAATCGGATATGTCTACTAG
- a CDS encoding 30S ribosomal protein S14, whose protein sequence is MPKDRSYEATGRKKHDFGRGSRWCKRCGDYTAVIQKYDLMLCRRCFREVATSLGFRKNR, encoded by the coding sequence ATGCCTAAAGATAGATCCTATGAAGCCACTGGTAGAAAAAAACATGATTTTGGAAGAGGTTCCAGATGGTGTAAAAGATGTGGAGATTATACAGCTGTTATTCAAAAATATGACTTAATGTTATGCAGACGATGCTTTAGAGAAGTAGCAACATCTTTAGGGTTCAGGAAAAATCGGTGA
- a CDS encoding 50S ribosomal protein L5 — protein MSQVTESPMKKISLEKVVLNMGIGKSGDVIDIAKKALEQISGKKPSTRNAKDTQREWGVRKGEPIGVAVTIRGDDAIALLKRLLEAKGNSVNGRSFDNFGNYSFGINEHIDIPGVKYDPQIGILGLGISVTLTRPGYSIRKRSKHKASVGKSHIITNQEAKDYLTKEYGVTIV, from the coding sequence ATGTCTCAAGTAACAGAATCCCCAATGAAAAAAATCTCATTAGAGAAAGTAGTTTTGAATATGGGAATTGGTAAATCAGGTGATGTAATAGATATTGCAAAAAAAGCATTAGAACAAATTTCAGGTAAAAAACCATCAACAAGAAATGCAAAAGATACCCAAAGAGAATGGGGAGTAAGAAAAGGAGAGCCAATAGGAGTTGCAGTAACAATCAGAGGTGATGACGCAATAGCATTATTGAAAAGATTACTCGAAGCAAAAGGAAATTCTGTTAATGGTAGATCATTTGATAATTTTGGAAATTATTCATTTGGAATTAATGAACATATCGATATTCCAGGTGTAAAATATGATCCACAAATAGGAATTTTAGGACTTGGAATTTCAGTTACATTAACCAGACCAGGTTATTCAATTCGTAAGAGAAGTAAACACAAAGCTAGTGTAGGAAAATCACATATCATTACGAATCAAGAAGCAAAGGATTATCTAACAAAAGAATATGGAGTTACGATAGTATAA
- a CDS encoding 30S ribosomal protein S4e, translating to MVSIAGSKKLKRQMAPQFWGIARKDKRFVITTRPGPHKKSYAIPTAVFLRDTLKIVSSLREAKASIYSGKVKIDGVVRKSLHHAIGLMDVIELENVSDIYRLVPTEGKILKPIKITDAEKSKKLVTIVTKTTINKGKTQTGFHDGRSTLAEVNGKIGDTCVMQIPDQKVLEIIKLEAGCQGLVTRGVNAGQIGKVESVEEGTFILPKRVILTLGDRKIEIPADVIMPIGKEEPVIQLK from the coding sequence ATGGTTAGTATAGCAGGAAGTAAAAAACTCAAACGACAAATGGCTCCACAATTCTGGGGCATTGCAAGAAAAGATAAACGATTTGTAATTACAACAAGACCAGGTCCACACAAAAAGAGTTATGCAATTCCAACAGCTGTATTTCTTAGAGACACATTAAAGATAGTTTCAAGTCTTAGAGAAGCTAAAGCATCAATTTATTCGGGTAAAGTCAAAATCGATGGAGTTGTTAGAAAATCATTACATCATGCAATTGGATTAATGGACGTTATAGAATTAGAAAATGTTTCAGATATCTATCGTCTTGTGCCAACAGAAGGAAAAATATTGAAACCAATTAAAATTACAGATGCAGAAAAATCTAAAAAATTAGTAACAATTGTTACTAAAACAACAATAAACAAAGGTAAAACACAGACAGGATTTCATGATGGTCGCTCAACACTTGCAGAAGTAAATGGAAAAATTGGCGACACATGTGTTATGCAAATTCCAGATCAAAAAGTTTTAGAAATAATCAAACTTGAAGCAGGATGCCAAGGACTAGTTACACGTGGTGTAAATGCAGGACAAATAGGCAAAGTTGAAAGTGTAGAAGAAGGAACTTTTATTCTTCCAAAAAGAGTCATTCTAACTCTAGGTGATAGAAAAATCGAAATCCCAGCTGATGTTATTATGCCAATAGGTAAAGAGGAGCCTGTAATTCAATTAAAGTGA
- the rplX gene encoding 50S ribosomal protein L24, producing the protein MVKPTKMRNRMIFQATIQTRSKQLGANLSKDLQKKYGKKSARVVEGDSVTILRGEFKGVDGKVSNISTSKSSVAIEGVKKEKTKGDKFDVYIHTSNLVITSLNGDDKWRMAKLQGKDPRKQPKETPKENSKETKVEKEVEKKEDEN; encoded by the coding sequence ATGGTAAAACCAACAAAAATGCGCAATCGAATGATTTTCCAAGCTACAATTCAAACTAGAAGTAAACAATTGGGCGCTAATTTATCAAAAGACTTACAAAAAAAATACGGTAAAAAAAGTGCTAGAGTAGTAGAAGGGGACAGCGTAACCATTCTTAGAGGAGAATTCAAAGGAGTAGATGGTAAAGTTTCAAATATTTCAACATCAAAATCTAGTGTTGCAATTGAAGGAGTTAAGAAAGAAAAAACTAAAGGTGATAAATTTGACGTTTACATACACACATCAAATCTAGTAATTACATCATTAAACGGAGATGACAAATGGAGAATGGCCAAATTACAAGGAAAAGATCCTAGAAAACAACCTAAAGAAACTCCAAAAGAAAATAGTAAAGAAACAAAAGTAGAAAAAGAAGTCGAAAAAAAGGAAGATGAGAATTAA
- a CDS encoding 50S ribosomal protein L14, translated as MAKQAGKGVEEFRPYVTRSIPVGANITCADNSGAKILEVINVPRHKTRASRLPAAAVGDFCNVVVKKGPAELRKQVYGAVIVRQKYAVRRLNGVRVCFEDNAAVLITPEGETKGTDIKGPVAAEASEKWPRVANLASTVI; from the coding sequence ATGGCAAAACAAGCAGGTAAAGGCGTTGAAGAGTTCCGTCCATATGTAACAAGATCAATACCAGTAGGTGCAAACATCACATGTGCAGATAATTCAGGTGCAAAAATTTTAGAAGTAATCAATGTTCCAAGACACAAAACAAGAGCATCAAGACTTCCTGCAGCAGCAGTAGGTGATTTTTGTAATGTTGTAGTAAAGAAAGGACCAGCAGAATTAAGAAAACAAGTGTATGGTGCAGTAATTGTTAGACAAAAATATGCAGTACGTAGATTAAACGGAGTTAGAGTTTGTTTTGAAGATAACGCAGCAGTATTAATTACTCCTGAAGGAGAAACAAAAGGAACTGACATTAAAGGACCAGTAGCAGCAGAAGCCTCAGAAAAATGGCCTAGAGTAGCTAACTTGGCATCAACGGTGATATGA
- a CDS encoding 30S ribosomal protein S17, with protein sequence MTRNIGIKVNAPKEEPKDGDTKNPFNGTLSIRGKLFEGKVIKSKAKDTVVIQKESPVYFTKFKRYARNTSTIHAHVPSNLVVKEGDVVLAAECRPIAKSVSYVVIEVKA encoded by the coding sequence ATGACTAGAAACATAGGAATCAAAGTAAACGCACCTAAAGAGGAACCAAAAGATGGGGATACAAAAAATCCATTTAATGGAACACTTTCAATTCGTGGTAAGTTATTTGAAGGTAAAGTCATTAAATCAAAAGCAAAAGACACAGTAGTTATTCAAAAAGAATCTCCTGTTTACTTTACTAAATTTAAAAGATATGCTAGAAATACAAGTACCATTCATGCACACGTACCATCAAACTTAGTAGTAAAAGAAGGAGATGTAGTACTGGCTGCAGAGTGCAGACCAATAGCAAAATCCGTATCATACGTAGTAATTGAGGTAAAAGCATAA
- a CDS encoding ribonuclease P protein component 1, which produces MITIDTIARHELIGLDTQVVESSNLQLVGLNGRVINETKSMLTINTKKGKKMIPKLTSNLKFFIKGESFLVNGSSIAKRPFERIGAKA; this is translated from the coding sequence ATGATTACCATAGATACAATTGCTAGACATGAGTTAATCGGTTTAGATACACAAGTAGTAGAATCAAGTAATTTACAATTAGTAGGATTAAATGGAAGAGTAATCAATGAAACAAAATCTATGTTAACAATAAACACAAAAAAAGGTAAAAAAATGATTCCAAAATTAACCAGTAATTTGAAATTTTTCATCAAAGGTGAAAGTTTCTTAGTTAATGGATCATCAATTGCAAAGAGACCATTTGAAAGAATAGGAGCAAAAGCATGA
- the rpmC gene encoding 50S ribosomal protein L29, protein MTKISMKTVNNLNEKDLKSKIQESRTELAKLRVDSSKGTLRKESGKLKPIRHNIARMLTRLNEMEKKQ, encoded by the coding sequence ATGACCAAAATCAGTATGAAAACAGTAAACAATTTGAATGAGAAAGATCTTAAAAGTAAAATTCAAGAAAGCAGAACAGAATTAGCAAAACTCAGAGTAGATTCATCTAAAGGAACATTAAGAAAAGAAAGTGGCAAATTAAAACCAATTCGTCACAATATTGCAAGAATGTTAACTAGATTAAATGAAATGGAGAAAAAGCAATGA
- a CDS encoding 30S ribosomal protein S3, which produces MSAVKNVIKDNYNMMLLKDYLKIAIKDAGFSHAEISKTPTGTRVALHVTRPGIVIGRKGSGIRDLTEKLATDFGLKNPQISVNEIEKPDLSSSVMCNRMASHLERGTAFRRATMWTMKQIMESGAMGVQITISGKLRGDRSAFEKHVAGILPRAGHHAEVIVDEDIAHVETAMGLIGIRIRIANKEKVIPEFELIKEKKKKEAKEKPVKKVEEVKVDGDVKVEVIKVETDEEKAKSESEQIAIEAEKMKTLETLEEDEATMK; this is translated from the coding sequence ATGTCAGCAGTGAAAAATGTTATCAAAGATAATTACAACATGATGTTGTTAAAAGATTATTTGAAAATTGCAATTAAAGATGCAGGATTTTCTCATGCAGAAATATCAAAGACACCAACAGGTACAAGAGTTGCATTACACGTTACAAGACCAGGTATAGTTATCGGAAGAAAAGGTTCAGGAATTAGAGACCTTACAGAAAAACTGGCAACAGATTTTGGTTTGAAAAATCCTCAGATTTCAGTTAATGAAATAGAAAAACCAGATTTATCATCAAGTGTAATGTGTAATAGAATGGCATCACATTTGGAGAGAGGAACAGCATTTAGAAGAGCAACCATGTGGACTATGAAACAAATTATGGAAAGTGGTGCAATGGGTGTTCAGATTACAATTTCAGGAAAACTTAGAGGTGACCGTTCTGCATTTGAGAAACATGTTGCAGGAATTTTACCTAGAGCAGGTCATCATGCAGAGGTTATAGTTGATGAAGATATTGCACACGTAGAAACAGCAATGGGTCTAATTGGAATTAGAATAAGAATTGCAAATAAAGAAAAAGTCATTCCAGAATTTGAATTAATTAAAGAAAAGAAAAAGAAAGAGGCAAAAGAAAAACCAGTCAAAAAAGTTGAAGAAGTTAAAGTTGACGGAGATGTTAAAGTTGAAGTCATTAAGGTAGAGACAGATGAAGAGAAAGCTAAATCAGAATCAGAACAAATTGCAATTGAAGCTGAAAAAATGAAAACTTTAGAAACATTAGAAGAAGATGAGGCAACAATGAAATGA
- a CDS encoding 50S ribosomal protein L22: MGRFDYAFQNYDATRHVRSSVREKDMSHKHAREVAVAIKGLSIEKARDFLLAVINQKRAVPFRRYKNQVGHKADPGVMSGRYPQKTAKEFIKVLDNLESNAEYKGMDLDRLKIVNATVHKGVIVKRFIPRAMGRATPKNNVLTHVELVAQEI; encoded by the coding sequence ATGGGTAGATTCGATTACGCTTTCCAAAATTATGATGCAACTAGACATGTTAGATCATCAGTAAGAGAAAAAGACATGTCTCACAAACACGCAAGAGAAGTTGCAGTTGCAATCAAAGGACTATCCATTGAAAAAGCTAGAGACTTTTTGTTAGCAGTAATCAATCAGAAAAGAGCAGTTCCATTTAGAAGATACAAAAATCAAGTTGGACACAAAGCAGATCCTGGAGTAATGTCAGGTCGTTATCCACAAAAAACAGCAAAAGAATTCATCAAAGTTTTAGATAATTTAGAATCAAATGCAGAATACAAAGGAATGGATTTAGACAGATTAAAAATTGTAAACGCTACAGTACACAAAGGAGTTATTGTAAAAAGATTCATTCCAAGAGCAATGGGCAGAGCAACTCCAAAGAATAATGTATTAACACACGTGGAATTGGTGGCCCAGGAGATTTAG
- a CDS encoding 30S ribosomal protein S19, producing MVKEFQYRGLTKEELDNTSLEKLFLLFNSRQRRSLTRGITDGKRKLIEEIKAAKAGKLKNPIKTHLRDLIILPYMVGVTVNVFSGKEFRPVNITTEMVGRYLGEYVITNKKVQHGAPGVGASRSSLYVPLK from the coding sequence TTGGTTAAAGAATTTCAATATAGAGGACTAACTAAAGAAGAGTTAGATAATACTTCATTAGAAAAATTATTCTTATTATTCAATTCCAGACAAAGAAGATCTCTTACAAGAGGGATTACAGATGGAAAAAGAAAATTAATTGAAGAAATTAAAGCTGCAAAAGCAGGAAAATTGAAAAATCCAATCAAGACACATCTTAGGGATTTAATTATTCTACCATACATGGTAGGCGTTACAGTAAATGTTTTCTCAGGAAAAGAATTTCGTCCAGTAAATATTACAACAGAAATGGTTGGTCGATATTTGGGAGAATATGTCATAACAAACAAGAAGGTACAACACGGTGCACCAGGAGTAGGAGCATCAAGATCCAGCCTTTACGTACCATTGAAGTGA
- a CDS encoding 50S ribosomal protein L23: protein MNVETAMKIIVKPYITEKTFAMIENENKICFIVELSAKKPEIAEAVNTLYKQKVIKVNTARTIYGKKAFVQFETTEKARDLATKIGML, encoded by the coding sequence ATGAATGTAGAAACAGCAATGAAAATAATTGTCAAACCATACATTACTGAAAAGACATTTGCCATGATAGAAAATGAAAATAAAATCTGCTTTATTGTTGAATTATCTGCAAAAAAACCAGAAATAGCAGAAGCAGTCAATACACTTTACAAACAAAAAGTAATCAAAGTAAACACAGCAAGAACAATTTATGGTAAAAAGGCATTTGTTCAATTTGAAACCACTGAAAAAGCTAGAGATCTCGCAACAAAGATAGGAATGCTCTAA
- the rplD gene encoding 50S ribosomal protein L4: MKITTYTTTGTKDGEIELPIIFSTPFRRELIHKAWINLTSHKFQPQGRHPSAGQDVVADSNDPPTGQGVSRVARAQGGGGGRQGQGAEVASTRGGRQAHPPIVGKVIYKKLNKKENKLALCSAIAATSSKTIIESRGHKIEGIESFPIIVSDDIESISKSNEMVKVLESLKLTQDTDRLESRKSRSGQSRLRGRSKKVGKSVLFVTKDDKEVSKAIGALPGVEVKSVKDLSVLDLAPGSHPIRLTVYSKSAIEEIAKIKSTHLEVMVKSQ; encoded by the coding sequence ATGAAAATTACAACATATACAACTACAGGAACTAAAGATGGAGAAATCGAATTACCAATAATTTTCTCAACACCATTTAGAAGAGAATTAATTCACAAAGCATGGATAAATCTTACATCTCACAAATTCCAACCACAAGGAAGACATCCAAGTGCCGGTCAAGATGTTGTTGCAGATTCAAATGATCCACCAACAGGTCAAGGTGTATCTCGTGTTGCAAGAGCTCAAGGCGGGGGCGGTGGAAGACAAGGTCAAGGTGCAGAAGTTGCTTCAACTAGAGGTGGAAGACAAGCACATCCACCAATTGTAGGAAAAGTAATTTACAAAAAATTAAACAAAAAAGAAAACAAATTAGCATTGTGTTCAGCTATTGCTGCTACATCATCAAAGACAATAATAGAATCAAGAGGTCATAAAATCGAGGGCATAGAATCATTCCCAATAATTGTTTCAGATGATATTGAATCAATTTCAAAATCAAATGAAATGGTCAAAGTACTAGAATCTCTAAAACTAACACAAGATACAGATAGATTAGAATCAAGAAAATCACGTTCAGGACAATCTCGACTAAGAGGCAGAAGTAAAAAAGTCGGAAAAAGTGTTTTGTTTGTTACTAAAGATGATAAAGAAGTGTCTAAAGCAATAGGCGCATTACCAGGAGTAGAAGTAAAAAGTGTAAAAGACTTGAGTGTCTTAGATTTAGCTCCAGGTTCACATCCAATCAGATTAACAGTGTATTCAAAATCAGCAATAGAAGAAATTGCAAAAATTAAATCAACACATCTAGAAGTAATGGTGAAATCACAATGA
- a CDS encoding 50S ribosomal protein L3 — protein sequence MGARKRHSPRRGSLAYSRRVRAKTMEARIRAWPSRSASEEPKILAHCGFKAGCVQVVSIDDREKVPNAGKQLVSLGTVLVTPPVLILGIRGYSKDHDGLHAEFDVYSEDIPKYISKEMTFKNKEGALENAEKSLKKIKEIFAIVAVSPRAAGLEMKKPYIFEAMVSGGDIEKQFAHVKEVLGKEIKIDQIFETGSTVDVAAITKGHGWQGVMRRWNVKKKQHKSRKTVREVGSLGPISPQSIMYTVPRAGQTGFHQRVEYDKRILVMGNTDNDKLKINPDGGYKHFGLVKGDFIILKGSVPGTYRRLIKLRSQIRNAPVKVNKPNILEVVI from the coding sequence ATGGGAGCTCGAAAAAGACATTCACCACGTAGAGGTAGTTTAGCATACTCACGTAGAGTTCGCGCAAAAACTATGGAAGCAAGAATTAGAGCATGGCCAAGTAGATCAGCATCAGAAGAACCAAAAATTTTAGCTCATTGCGGATTCAAAGCAGGTTGTGTTCAAGTAGTAAGTATTGATGATCGTGAAAAAGTTCCTAATGCAGGAAAGCAATTAGTTAGTTTAGGAACTGTCTTAGTTACACCACCAGTTTTAATTTTAGGAATTAGAGGTTATTCAAAAGATCATGACGGATTACATGCTGAGTTTGATGTTTATTCAGAAGATATTCCAAAATACATTTCAAAAGAAATGACTTTTAAAAATAAAGAGGGCGCATTAGAAAACGCAGAAAAAAGTTTAAAGAAAATTAAAGAAATATTTGCAATCGTTGCAGTATCTCCAAGAGCTGCAGGATTAGAAATGAAGAAACCATATATTTTTGAAGCAATGGTTAGCGGTGGAGACATTGAAAAACAATTTGCACATGTAAAAGAAGTATTAGGAAAAGAAATTAAAATTGATCAAATTTTTGAAACAGGTTCAACAGTAGATGTTGCAGCAATTACAAAAGGTCACGGATGGCAAGGTGTAATGAGAAGATGGAATGTAAAAAAGAAACAACACAAATCAAGAAAGACAGTTAGAGAAGTTGGTTCACTAGGTCCAATTTCACCACAAAGTATCATGTACACAGTCCCAAGAGCAGGACAAACAGGTTTTCATCAAAGAGTTGAATATGATAAAAGAATTCTAGTTATGGGTAATACAGATAACGATAAATTAAAAATTAATCCAGATGGAGGATACAAACACTTTGGTTTGGTTAAAGGAGATTTCATTATTTTGAAAGGTTCAGTTCCAGGAACATATAGAAGACTAATCAAATTAAGAAGTCAAATTAGAAATGCACCAGTTAAAGTTAACAAACCAAATATCTTGGAGGTTGTAATATAA
- a CDS encoding putative RNA uridine N3 methyltransferase — protein MKISVAIPTSSLQDESLKIDKTRKISVLARACAIFKIDTIYVYNEGNNGSDGSFMTMILRYLETPQFLRRRLFQKVNDLKFAGVLHPLRIPSHNTPTNAKKIVAGDIREGVIVTVKGKKFVDVGINQLIQFYGKTPTGKRVTIQFKEGYPRLSVKEIDNSESKTYWGYDVKERSNLFSLLSEWKGNIIITSRKGKTVTKEHLEKYTKSEENLLVVFGSPEKGVHEIIGGRMNKVQNSKSLNFFPNQATETVRLEEALLGTLAIINAQK, from the coding sequence TTGAAAATATCTGTTGCAATTCCCACATCCTCATTACAAGATGAATCACTTAAGATAGATAAAACTAGAAAAATTTCAGTTCTAGCAAGAGCATGTGCAATTTTTAAAATTGATACAATCTATGTCTATAACGAAGGCAATAATGGTTCAGATGGAAGTTTCATGACAATGATTCTAAGATATTTAGAGACTCCCCAATTCTTGAGAAGAAGACTATTTCAAAAAGTAAATGATCTTAAATTTGCAGGAGTATTACATCCATTAAGAATTCCAAGTCATAATACTCCAACGAATGCAAAAAAAATTGTTGCAGGAGATATCAGGGAGGGAGTAATAGTAACAGTCAAAGGTAAAAAATTTGTCGATGTAGGAATTAATCAATTAATTCAATTTTATGGCAAAACCCCAACTGGAAAAAGAGTGACAATTCAATTTAAAGAAGGATATCCAAGATTATCAGTTAAAGAAATTGACAATAGCGAATCAAAAACGTATTGGGGCTATGATGTCAAAGAAAGATCCAACTTATTTTCATTGCTATCAGAATGGAAAGGAAATATCATTATCACATCAAGAAAAGGCAAAACAGTAACTAAAGAACATCTTGAAAAATATACTAAATCTGAAGAAAACTTACTAGTTGTATTTGGATCTCCAGAAAAAGGAGTTCATGAAATAATTGGTGGAAGAATGAACAAAGTTCAAAATTCAAAATCATTGAATTTTTTCCCTAATCAAGCAACTGAAACAGTACGTTTGGAAGAAGCATTGCTCGGCACGTTAGCAATAATTAATGCTCAAAAATAA